One Palaemon carinicauda isolate YSFRI2023 chromosome 4, ASM3689809v2, whole genome shotgun sequence DNA segment encodes these proteins:
- the LOC137638971 gene encoding uncharacterized protein, with protein sequence MAESQVTPSKVVRCRMTACAAVLQQPCGHEVCRSHADCGIQMDDLIVWYPDYDLVTTLSSESSSQAAKTTARATLKVWVGGFARNVKAKKPYVLSEEYCNLIYPNAKSSAAVPKEVAAPIIADITATLGLALDQDTDLGDDPDPIEDNVASLNLDLEPMVLDEPVTGFDANCESTPRSHPVPPKVKSQKRPLVRTRKNPTLPKTTKPKKASLPGAPSCLASTSSTSQDLGVQPTSSVAPANFDPVALTNMMSRVVSEQISSMLSAVTKRLDTLEG encoded by the exons atggcggaatcccaagttactccatcgaag gtggtccgctgtcggatgacagcctgcgcggccgtccttcaacagcccTGCGGACATGAGGTCTGTAGATCTCACGCCGACTGCGGGATCCAAATGGATGACCTGATAGTTTGGTACCCCGACTACGACCTTGTCACCACCCTCTCTTCGGAATCA agttctcaagcagctaagaccacagcaagagccaccttgaaagtttgggtaggcggcttcgcccgtaacgttaaggccaagaagccttacgtcctatctgaagaaTACTGCAACTTGATCTATCCCAACGCGAAATCTTCTGCAGCAGTGCCTAAAGAAGTGGCAGCCCCTATTATTGCCGACATTACAGCAACCCTTGGCCTTGCTCTTGATCAGGATACTGACCTCGGTGACGACcccgaccccattgaggacaatgttgcGTCTCTGAATTTGGACTTGGAACCCATGGTTTTGGATGAACCGGTGacag gttttgatgcgAATTGTGAATCTACCCcaagatcacacccggttcctcccaaagttaagtctcagaagagacccttagttaGGACTCGCAAGAATCCCACACTACCCAAAACAACCAAGCCAAAGAAGGCTTCCCTCCCCGGAGCCCCAAGTTGCTTAGCTAGCACCTCCTCTACTTCTCAGGACCTGGGAGTGCAGCCAACTTCCTCAGTTGCCCCGGCCAACttcgacccggtggctctcactAATATGATGTCTAGGGTTGTCTCAGAGCAGATTAGCTCAATGCTATCTGCCGTTACCAAGAGACTGGACACCTTAGAAGGatga